A genomic segment from Triticum dicoccoides isolate Atlit2015 ecotype Zavitan chromosome 1A, WEW_v2.0, whole genome shotgun sequence encodes:
- the LOC119364235 gene encoding chromatin structure-remodeling complex protein BSH-like yields MKTVSLGAPRSSTVKFRMPTRDNLVPIRVDIEVDGQRYRDAFTWNPRDPDSEVITFAKRTAKELKLPATFVPQMLQSIQGQLAEFRSYEGQEMQVKEKIMPLKIDLRVNNTTIRDQFLWDIGNLESDPEEFARTLCDDLNITDPEVGPAIAVCIREQLYEIASQTVSAMREAKMSKKRRAPEFASNSKAMNNAVDMFKYFGSKGSVIRKKKEWYLYEPVVDVVPKEEAAVVDAKEQLK; encoded by the exons ATGAAGACGGTGAGCCTCGGCGCCCCGCGATCCTCCACTGTGAAGTTCCGCAT GCCGACGAGGGACAACCTGGTGCCGATACGCGTCGACATCGAGGTGGACGGCCAGCGCTACAGGGATGCCTTCACCTGGAACCCCCGCG ATCCCGACTCGGAGGTCATCACCTTCGCCAAGAGGACGGCCAAGGAGCTCAAGCTTCCGGCCACCTTCGTCCCACAGATGCTCCAGTCCATCCAG GGGCAATTGGCAGAGTTCCGTTCCTACGAGGGGCAGGAGATGCAGGTCAAGGAGAAGATTATGCCCCTCAAG ATTGACCTCCGAGTGAACAATACGACAATTAGAGATCAGTTCTTGTGG GATATAGGCAACCTTGAAAGTGATCCTGAGGAATTTGCAAGGACGTTATGTGATGATTTGAACATTACAGATCCTGAAGTTGGG CCTGCAATAGCTGTTTGCATCCGTGAGCAACTTTATGAG ATTGCTAGCCAGACTGTTTCTGCTATGAGAGAAGCTAAAATGTCAAAGAAAAGGCGAGCACCAGAATTTGCCTCTAATAG TAAAGCCATGAACAACGCAGTGGATATGTTCAAGTATTTTGGGAGCAAAGGAAGCGTCATTCG GAAAAAGAAGGAGTGGTACCTGTACGAGCCTGTTGTAGATGTCGTGCCTAAAGAGGAAGCTGCAGTTGTGGATGCAAAGGAGCAGCTGAAATAA